Proteins encoded by one window of Culicoides brevitarsis isolate CSIRO-B50_1 chromosome 2, AGI_CSIRO_Cbre_v1, whole genome shotgun sequence:
- the LOC134828382 gene encoding proteasome subunit beta type-1, with the protein MMQSERFPEYQVPGRQVHDFNPYESNGGSVIAIGGPGFAVIAADTRLSTGYSIHTRSQKKLFKLTENTVLASTGCWCDVLALYSLIKARIQMYRDQHEKVMSTNAIAQLMSNLMYNRRFFPYYVSNVIAGLDEEGNGVVYSYDPIGHCEKKTYNAGGSSGALLQPVLDNQVGYKNQQNVSKDPIDMERAKSIIKDTFISAAERDIYTGDGILLHVITEKGIEAEEVPLRKD; encoded by the exons ATGATGCAATCAGAGCGTTTTCCCGAATACCAGGTTCCTGGACGTCAAGTGCACGACTTCAATCCATACGAATCGAATGGAGG AAGTGTCATAGCTATCGGAGGACCAGGCTTTGCAGTTATTGCAGCTGACACTCGTCTTAGTACGGGATACTCCATTCACACACGCTCGCAAAAGAAACTCTTCAAATTGACCGAGAACACGGTGCTTGCCTCCACGGGTTGTTGGTGCGACGTTTTGGCGTTGTACAGTTTAATCAAGGCTCGCATTCAAATGTATCGCGATCAACATGAAAAGGTCATGTCAACGAATGCAATTGCCCAACTGATGTCTAACTTGATGTACAATCGTCGCTTTTTCCCGTACTATGTGTCCAACGTGATTGCTGGTCTCGACGAGGAGGGCAACGGAGTTGTGTACAGCTACGATCCCATCGGGCATTGCGAGAAAAAGACCTACAATGCTGGTGGGTCATCGGGAGCACTTTTGCAACCTGTTTTGGATAACCAAGTTGGAtacaaaaaccaacaaaatgtCTCCAAGGATCCCATTGACATGGAAAGAGCCAAGAGCATCATCAAGGATACGTTCATCTCAGCTGCCGAAAGAGACATTTACACTGGAGATGGTATTTTATTACACGTTATAACAGAAAAGGGTATCGAAGCAGAGGAAGTTCCTCTACGCaaggattaa
- the LOC134828381 gene encoding striatin-3-like, with protein MHCTNSCNFNEENEESDPINRQINRKKRTYAYTTQTFTTQKLIKMDESLSQNGPGAGMNNNNNNNNINNTSGGNLVINNKDDLNGAIVNNVAQYTIPGVLHFIQHEWTRFELERSQWDVDRAELQARIAVLLGERKGQESLKSDLIRRIKMLEYALKQERVKFHRLKYGCDPPNSTAIDMMKPPVTATTTDDGNIVSELAPDADVPFSSVSNITWRQGRQLLRQYLQEVGYTEAIIDVRSNRVRSLLGLNRDGNSENLDENYDTNVSNNNAMDTQKRVDDGSSPAKKSQQAAMAEAMLLETEAAVLANFEFLAQADSEITDDDDMNDGLEISDMVGGYKPDKRKGTDDVDAEANDVLNELNLLTEGEKAENRINDGDWGYNKGPRHTIPGMGTTGDDDIDQSLGELAQLTVNNDSETAYDDTNSKEPYRKTWNAKYTLRSHFDCVRALAFHPTEPVLITGSEDHTLKLWNLQKTVPAKKSANLDVEPLYTFRGHSSPVLCLAINASGDQCYSGSLDGIINCWNLPNSNIDPYDNYDADILRGALEGHTDGVWGLSVNNTKGSLLSASADGTVKLWSPLEKTPLLQTFTSGEVAKDKNPTSVDFVQDELDRIVAAYQSSNCVIYDTETSKSVLRFEALDSTTTGANSNHLKYIYKVISHPTLPIIITAHEDRHIRFWDSKNGSLVHSMVAHLEAVTSLAIDAHGLYLLSGSHDCSIRLWNMDTKTCVQEITAHRKKFDESIFDVAFHPSKPYIASAGADAIAKVFV; from the exons ATGCACTGCACGAATTCATGTAACTTTAAcgaagaaaacgaagaaagtGACCCAATTAACAGgcaaattaatcgaaaaaaaagaacatacGCGTATACCACACAGACATTTACCAcacaaaaactcattaaaatggACGAGTCTTTATCGCAAAACGGGCCGGGAGCAGGCatgaataacaacaacaacaataataatattaacaataCGAGCGGCGGCAATCTAGTCATAAATAACAAGGACGATTTAAATGGGGCCATCGTCAACAACGTCGCTCAGTACACCATTCCGGGAGTCTTGCATTTTATACAGCACGAATGGACACGTTTCGAGCTGGAACGGTCGCAATGGGATGTCGACCGGGCCGAGTTACAAGCACGCATTGCCGTCCTTTTGGGCGAACGCAAAGGTCAAGAGTCCCTCAAGTCTGACCTAATTCGTCGTATCAAGATGCTCGAGTACGCCCTGAAGCAGGAACGCGTAAAATTCCATCGTTTAAAGTATGGCTGTGATCCGCCAAACAGTACAGCTATTGATATGATGAAACCACCAGTAACTGCAACAACCACCGACGATGGAAATATTGTGTCCGAGCTGGCACCCGATGCGGATGTGCCATTTAGTTCAGTCTCGAATATAACGTGGCGTCAAGGCAGACAATTGCTACGGCAGTACTTGCAGGAAGTTGGATACACTGAAGCCATAATTGATGTCCGTTCGAATCGCGTACGCTCATTGCTGGGTCTCAATCGGGACGGCAATTCCGAGAACTTGGATGAGAACTATGACACCAAcgttagtaataataatgcaatGGACACGCAAAAACGTGTCGACGACGGATCATCGCCCGCAAAAAAGTCACAACAAGCGGCAATGGCAGAAGCAATGTTGTTAGAAACAGAGGCAGCTGTTTTGgctaattttgagtttttggcACAGGCGGACTCAGAGATTACTGATGACGATGACATGAATGACGGCTTGGAAATTTCCGATATGGTCGGTGGCTACAAGCCAGACAAACGCAAGGGAACTGATGACGTAGATGCCGAAGCAAACGATGTTTTGAACGAGCTAAACTTATTGACGGAAGgcgaaaaagctgaaaatcgtATAAATGACGGTGACTGGGGTTACAACAAAG GTCCTCGTCACACCATTCCCGGCATGGGTACTACAGGAGATGACGACATCGATCAATCTTTAGGCGAATTGGCCCAATTGACCGTGAATAATGACTCGGAAACAGCTTACGATGACACCAATTCTAAGGAACCATATCGCAAAACGTGGAATGCCAAATACACACTTCGTTCGCACTTTGATTGCGTACGCGCTTTGGCATTCCATCCTACTGAACCGGTCCTTATTACGGGCTCCGAAGATCACACACTGAAATTGTGGAATTTGCAAAAAACCGTACCGGCGAAAAAGTCAGCCAATCTTGATGTTGAGCCGCTTTATACTTTCCGCGGACACAGCAGTCCCGTTCTATGTTTAGCCATCAATGCCAGTGGCGACCAATGTTACAGCGGAAGTTTGGATGGCATCATCAACTGCTGGAACTTGCCGAATAGCAACATTGACCCGTATGACAATTATGACGCGGATATTCTGCGTGGTGCATTAGAAGGACACACAGATGGTGTTTGGGGCTTGTCGGTTAACAATACAAAGGGATCATTATTGTCTGCATCCGCTGATGGCACCGTAAAATTATGGTCTCCGTTGGAAAAGACACCATTACTCCAGACATTCACGAGTGGCGAGGTGGCGAAAGATAAAAATCCGACATCTGTTGACTTTGTGCAGGACGAATTGGACAGGATTGTCGCGGCATATCAGAGTTCAAATTGCGTCATCTACGACACGGAGACAAGCAAATCGGTGCTTCGGTTTGAGGCACTCGATTCCACAACCACGGGCGCCAATTCCAATCATTTGAAGTATATTTACAAAGTAATTAGCCATCCAACACTACCCATCATCATCACGGCACACGAAGATCGGCATATCCGTTTCTGGGACTCGAAGAATGGCTCGCTGGTTCATTCGATGGTTGCTCATTTGGAAGCTGTAACGAGTCTCGCAATCGATGCACATGGACTTTATCTGCTCTCCGGATCCCATGATTGCTCTATTAGATTGTGGAACATGGACACCAAGACATGCGTACAGGAAATTACAGCGCATCGCAAAAAGTTTGACGAGAGTATATTTGATGTGGCGTTTCATCCGTCGAAGCCGTACATTGCTAGTGCTGGTGCTGATGCAATCGCAAAAGTGTTTGTCTAA
- the LOC134829965 gene encoding origin recognition complex subunit 4 — protein MENNEINIAKEALKYRLRCGATNLFEEYEQEIEHIKSLLLRSSEIAESNSLIVVGPRGCGKTTIIQNILTELMSKITFKENSMLVNLSGLIHTDDKIALKSITTQLDLDNATHGKSFGSFAENLAFLLQCLKSGNNRKSKSIIFILDDFDIFCAHHNQTLLYNLFDVAQSAQAPICVVGLTYRLDVIELLEKRVKSRFSHRQVFLHPKHDPEIWTEKLKLLLTFGNEISKKLDVIPKASNKMLAFLQNTYDSSKYVVSKSLQKSWNQQVEKLFKHKDILSCLETLFSLDISVTSLKNIAWDLLLTLNSDNPEWNPALVLKTLEDFLRDDKVQILSGLSVLELCLVIAIKHQSEIYDNDPFNFEMILNRFQKFSNSSTTMQGMERSLVFKAFEHIKALELIAPVSGSGLTKQQKVFQMYKFMLTSGQVKKAVTIYQNLPVDVSQWATSSIV, from the exons ATGGAAAACAACGAGATCAATATAGCTAAGGAAGCTTTAAAATATCGTTTGCGGTGTGGAgctacaaatttatttgaagagtATGAACAAGAGATTGAACATATCAAAAGCCTGCTTTTAAGATCCTCGGAAATAGCAGAAAGTAATTCACTAATTGTGGTTGGCCCAAGAGGATGTGGAAAAACAACA ATCATACAAAACATCCTGACTGAGCTCATGTCGAAGATAACTTTCAAAGAAAACAGTATGCTAGTCAACTTGAGTGGGCTCATACACACTGATgacaaaattgcattaaaatcgATTACAACACAATTGGATTTGGATAATGCAACGCATGGAAAGAGCTTTGGCAGCTTTGCCGAGAATCTTGCGTTCCTACTGCAGTGCTTGAAGTCAGGCAACAATCGCAAATccaaaagtattatttttatcctagatgattttgatattttttgcgcTCATCACAACCAAACACTTCTCTATAACCTTTTTGACGTGGCGCAATCGGCACAAGCTCCCATCTGCGTGGTTGGACTAACGTATCGCTTGGACGTTATTGAGTTGCTAGAGAAACGAGTCAAATCGCGTTTCTCTCATCGTCAAGTTTTTTTGCATCCAAAGCATGACCCGGAAATATGGACTGAAAAACTAAAgcttttattgacttttgggaatgaaattagtaaaaaattagacGTTATTCCAAAGGCCTCAAACAAAATGCTAGCGTTCCTCCAAAACACTTATGACTCGTCAAAGTATGTCGTCTCTAAATCCCTCCAAAAGAGCTGGAATCAACAAGTGGAAAAGTTGTTCAAACATAAAGACATCCTTTCGTGCCTGGAAACTCTCTTTAGTCTGGATATCAGTGTAacgtctttaaaaaatattgcatggGACTTACTTCTTACCCTAAATTCAGACAATCCAGAGTGGAACCCAGCATTAGTTTTGAAGACGCTTGAGGACTTTTTGCGAGATGACAAGGTGCAAATTCTGTCTGGCCTGTCTGTGTTGGAACTCTGCCTTGTTATTGCGATTAAACATCAAAGTGAGATTTACGACAATGATCCGTTCAACTTTGAGATGATTCTGAATCggttccaaaaattttccaattcaaGTACGACTATGCAGGGGATGGAACGAAGTTTGGTATTTAAAGCATTCGAACATATCAAAGCTCTGGAATTGATTGCTCCAGTAAGTGGCTCAGGACTAACGAagcaacaaaaagtttttcaaatgtaCAAGTTTATGCTGACATCGGGACAGGTGAAAAAAGCCGTCACTATATACCAAAATCTACCAGTCGATGTCTCTCAATGGGCAACAAGCTCaatcgtataa
- the LOC134829237 gene encoding INO80 complex subunit C, translating into MEEEPQPVFKIVSLSKSPKTNKKRVWKSLKQILQTERSLKWPEEAVTYSSLNPPPSFKPPKKYSDISGLIAYYTDPQTKLHYHNSEEYQTIKTLPSDLTAGYLALRGATSIV; encoded by the exons aTGGAAGAAGAGCCACAAccagtttttaaaatagtttcgttatcaaaaagtccaaaaaccaacaaaaaacgcGTCTGGAAATCCTTGAAACAGATTCTTCAAACGGAACGCAGTCTGAAATGGCCTGAAGAAGCAGTCACCT ATTCATCATTGAATCCACCGCCGTCTTTCAAACCTCCCAAGAAATATTCGGACATCTCGGGTCTCATCGCTTACTACACCGACCCTCAAACCAAACTGCATTACCACAACTCTGAAGAATATCAAACGATAAAAACCCTTCCAAGCGATCTCACGGCAGGATATCTGGCACTTAGGGGGGCCACAAGCATTGTCTGA
- the LOC134829236 gene encoding 26S proteasome regulatory subunit 10B encodes MTAVEPTREKALQDYRKKLLEHKEVESRLKEMREQLKELTKQFDKSENDLKALQSVGQIVGEVLKQLTEDKFIVKATNGPRYVVGCRRQLDKTKLKSGTRVALDMTTLTIMRYLPREVDPLVYNMSHEDPGEVTYNAIGGLSEQIRELREVIELPLLNPELFLRVGITPPKGCLLYGPPGTGKTLLARAVASQLDANFLKVVSSAIVDKYIGESARLIREMFNYARDHQPCIIFMDEIDAIGGRRFSEGTSADREIQRTLMELLNQMDGFDSLGQVKMIMATNRPDTLDPALLRPGRLDRKIEIPLPNEQARLEILKIHAAPIAKHGEIDYEAVVKLSDNFNGADLRNVCTEAGLFAIRAERDFVIHEDFMKAVRKVADNKRLESKLDYKPV; translated from the exons atgaccGCTGTAGAACCAACACGAGAAAAGGCACTCCAGGACTATCGAAAGAAGTTGCTGGAACACAAGGAAGTGGAGTCGCGATTGAAAGAAA TGAGAGAACAATTGAAGGAACTAACAAAACAATTCGATAAATCCGAGAACGATTTAAAAGCCTTACAAAGTGTTGGTCAAATTGTAGGCGAAGTATTAAAGCAGTTGACTGAGGACAAAT TTATTGTGAAAGCCACCAATGGCCCTCGTTACGTAGTAGGATGTCGTCGCCAATTGGATAAAACAAAGTTAAAGTCGGGCACCCGCGTTGCTCTAGATATGACTACTCTTACAATTATGAGATATCTTCCACGTGAAGTTGATCCCTTGGTTTATAATATGTCGCACGAAGACCCTGGAGAGGTCACTTACAACGCTATTGGTGGTTTGTCGGAGCAAATTCGCGAGTTACGGGAAGTCATCGAGTTGCCATTGTTGAATCCGGAATTATTTTTGCGTGTCGGCATTACACCGCCCAAGGGTTGCTTACTTTATGGCCCTCCCGGCACAGGAAAGACACTTCTCGCTCGTGCTGTTGCCTCACAACTTGATGCTAATTTCCTCAAAGTCGTCTCGAGTGCTATCGTCGACAAGTATATCGGCGAGAGTGCTCGTTTGATTCGTGAGATGTTTAACTATGCGCGCGACCATCAACCCTGCATCATTTTCATGGATGAAATTGATGCAATTGGTGGACGCCGTTTCTCCGAAGGCACGTCGGCAGATCGAGAAATTCAACGTACATTGATGGAATTGTTGAATCAAATGGATGGATTTGATTCGCTCGGACAAGTAAAGATGATAATGGCAACAAATCGTCCAGATACGCTGGATCCTGCATTGTTGCGTCCCGGTAGATTAGATCGGAAAATTGAGATTCCACTGCCCAATGAGCAAGCTCGTctggaaattttgaaaattcatgcaGCACCGATAGCCAAACACGGCGAAATAGACTACGAGGCTGTCGTCAAACTCTCGGACAACTTTAATGGAGCTGATTTGCGGAACGTTTGCACTGAAGCCGGTTTGTTTGCGATTCGAGCTGAACGTGATTTCGTCATTCATGAGGACTTTATGAAGGCCGTACGAAAAGTAGCAGACAACAAACGGTTGGAGAGCAAGTTAGATTACAAACcagtttaa
- the LOC134829263 gene encoding dual oxidase yields MRIFTNLLAYCFYRNHRIRRRHRCYSQHFLFIIYLLIGLFIAQTLSEKILSHIEKQRYDGWYNNLAHPHWGAVDSHLVRKAPAAYSDGVYQLAGSKRPSPRRLSRLFMRGQDGLKSSKNRTGILAFFGQVVTNEIVMASESGCPIEMHRIEIEKCDEMYDKECRGDRYIPFHRAAYDRNTGQSPNAPREQINQMTAWIDGSFIYSTSEAWLNAMRSFENGTLLMDKEGLMPIKNTMRVPLFNNPLPHIMRMLSPERLFLLGDPRTNQNPALLTFAILFHRWHNVLARRVKRQHAEWTDEEIFQKARRIVIANLQNIIAYEYLPAFLGEELPPYKGYEAESHPGVSHLFQAAAFRYGHSLIPPGIFRRDEKCNFRKTPMGDPALRLCSLWWDSVDVFEHTTVEELLLGMASQIAEKEDAVLCSDVRDKLFGPMEFTRRDLGALNIMRGRDNGLPDYNTARKAFKLPEIHEWKDINPKMFEKSPELMALLISAYKGDLNEIDVYIGGMLESDGQPGELFTAVILDQFNRIRNADRFWFENLENGIFTAEEVAELRKVTLWDIIVNTTNINPDSIQKNVFKFQEGDPCPQPLQLNATTMEPCSYLKGYDYFSGSELTFIYVCVFLGFVPILCAGAGYCVVKLQNSRRRKFKNRQEALRNNHTKIDKMMAREWLHANYKRLVTVKFGPDDAVYTVDRKGDKLRTFSLKGVNTVHVENSQETYNAKKPYVLLRIPNDHDLVLELESNGARRKFLRKLEDFLTLHKKEMTFSDVNREIMLAKAETRERRQKRLEHFFREAYALTFGLRPGERRRRSDASHDGEVVTVMRTSLSKSEFAAALGMKPDDMFVRKMFNIVDKDQDGRISFQEFLETVVLFSRGKTDDKLRIIFDMCDNDRNGVIDKSELCEMMRSLVEIARTTTITDDQVTDLIDGMFQDVGLEDKNHLTYKDFKLMMKEYKGDFVAIGLDCKGAKQNFLDTSTNIARMTSFHIEPSIESRRHWLFKKWDAYTTFLEENRQNIFYLFLFYVITIVLFVERFIHYSFMAEHTDLRHIMGVGIAITRGSAASLSFCYSLLLLTMSRNLITKLKEFAIQQYIPLDSHIQFHKIVACTALFFSLLHTVGHIVNFYHVSTQSIENLRCLTREVHFTSDYKPDITFWIFQTVTGTTGVMLFVIMCIIFAFAHPLIRKKAYKFFWNAHSLYVLLYLLCLIHGLARLTGAPRFWMFFIGPGIIYTLDKIVSLRTKYMALDVIETDLLPSDVIKIKFYRPPNLKYLSGQWIRLGCTAIRPQEMHSFTLTSAPHENFLSCHIKAQGPWTWKLRNYFDPCNYNPDDQPKIRIEGPFGGGNQDWYKFEVAVMVGGGIGVTPYASILNDLVFGTSTNRYSGVACKKVYFLWICPSHKHFEWFIDVLRDVEKKDVTNVLEIHIFITQFFHKFDLRTTMLYICENHFQRLSKTSMFTGLKAVNHFGRPDMSSFLKFVQKKHSYVSKIGVFSCGPRPLTKSVMSACDEVNKGRKLPYFIHHFENFG; encoded by the exons atgagaatttttaccAATCTACTAGCTTATTGCTTTTATCGTAACCATCGAATAAGAAGACGACATCGCTGTTATAGTcaacattttcttttcattatttatttgctcATCGGATTATTTATTGCTCAAACATTAAGTG aaaaaattcttagtcACATTGAAAAACAACGATATGATGGGTGGTACAATAACCTGGCGCATCCACATTGGGGTGCTGTTGACTCTCATCTGGTACGTAAAGCACCTGCTGCCTATTCTGATGGCGTCTATCAGTTGGCCGGCTCGAAAAGGCCATCACCTAGAAGACTGAGTAGGTTATTTATGCGGGGACAAGATGGTCTCAAATCCAGCAAGAATCGCACGGGAATTCTGGCCTTCTTTGGCCAAGTGGTAACCAATGAAATTGTAATGGCATCAGAGTCTGGTTGTCCCATTGAAATGCATCGCATAGAAATAGAAAAGTGCGATGAGATGTACGACAAAGAATGTCGGGGCGATCGTTATATTCCTTTCCATCGAGCTGCTTACGATAGAAATACCGGGCAGAGCCCAAATGCACCACGCGAGCAAATAAATCAGATGACCGCATGGATAGACGGCAGTTTTATTTACAGCACGTCTGAAGCTTGGCTGAATGCAATGCGAAGTTTTGAAAACGGTACTTTGTTAATGGATAAAGAAGGATTGATGcctattaaaaatacaatgaGAGTTCCCCTGTTCAATAATCCACTGCCACACATTATGCGGATGCTTAGTCCTGAACGATTATTTC tGCTAGGTGATCCACGTACCAATCAAAATCCTGCACTCCTAACTTTCGCTATACTATTTCATCGTTGGCACAATGTCCTAGCTCGTCGTGTCAAGAGACAACATGCCGAGTGGActgatgaagaaattttccaaaaagcGCGAAGAATAGTGATTGCAAACTTGCAAAATATCATTGCCTATGAATATCTACCAGCATTTTTAGGTGAAGAGCTTCCACCTTATAAAGGTTACGAGGCAGAATCTCATCCTGGAGTAAGCCACTTATTCCAAGCAGCTGCTTTTAGATATGGACATTCATTGATTCCACCAGGAATTTTTCGTAGAGACGAAAAGTGTAACTTCCGCAAAACTCCGATGGGTGATCCAGCTTTGCGACTATGTAGTTTGTGGTGGGACTCGGTG GATGTGTTTGAGCACACAACTGTAGAAGAACTTCTTCTGGGAATGGCTTCTCAAATTGCTGAAAAAGAAGATGCTGTCTTGTGTTCGGATGTACGTGACAAACTTTTTGGTCCAATGGAGTTTACGCGTCGCGATTTAGGTGCACTCAATATTATGAGAGGCCGTGATAACGGTTTGCCAGATTACAATACTGCTAGAAAAGCCTTTAAACTGCCAGAAATTCACGAATGGAAAGATATAAAcccaaaaatgtttgaaaagagTCCAGAATTAATGGCATTGTTGATCTCCGCCTACAAAGGAGATTTAAATGAGATTGATGTTTACATTGGTGGTATGCTCGAGTCCGATGGCCAGCCAGGAGAGCTATTCACTGCAGTTATTTTGGATCAGTTCAACAGAATTCGTAATGCCGATAGATTTTGGTTTGAAAATCTCGAGAACGGCATTTTTACTGCAGAAGAAGTGGCAGAATTGCGAAAAGTGACACTTTGGGATATAATTGTCAACACTACCAACATCAATCCAGACTCCAtccaaaaaaatgtgttcaaaTTTCAAGAAGGAGATCCGTGTCCTCAACCATTACAACTTAATGCAACTACTATGGAACCTTGCAGTTATTTGAAAGGTTACGATTACTTTTCTGGTTCGGAGCTCACCTTTATTTACGTTTGTGTTTTTCTTGGTTTTGTTCCAATTCTGTGCGCCGGTGCTGGCTATTGCGTCGTAAAACTACAGAACAGTCGCAGACGGAAATTCAAGAATCGTCAAGAAGCCCTCAGAAataatcacacaaaaattgataaaatgatGGCACGCGAATGGTTGCATGCAAACTATAAAAGACTAGTTACTGTGAAATTTGGTCCAGACGATGCCGTTTATACTGTAGATCGGAAAGGCGATAAGTTACGGACATTTAGCTTGAAAGGTGTCAATACAGTGCACGTCGAAAACAGTCAAGAAACATACAATGCTAAGAAACCGTACGTTCTTTTACGTATTCCAAATGATCATGATTTAGTTTTGGAACTTGAGTCTAATGGAGCACGTCGTAAGTTCTTGCGAAAACTGGAGGACTTTTTGACTCTGCACAAGAAAGAAATGACCTTCAGTGATGTCAATAGAGAAATAATGTTGGCCAAAGCAGAAACACGCGAACGTCGTCAAAAGCGTCTCGAACACTTTTTCCGAGAAGCATATGCCTTGACGTTTGGTCTGCGCCCTGGAGAAAGGCGTCGTCGATCAGACGCTTCGCATGATGGTGAGGTCGTAACAGTTATGCGCACTAGTTTATCGAAATCGGAATTCGCCGCAGCCTTGGGCATGAAGCCGGATGATATGTTTGTGCGTAAAATGTTCAATATTGTCGATAAAGATCAAGATGGACGGATTTCGTTCCAAGAATTCCTAGAGACTGTAGTTCTCTTCAGTCGTGGTAAGACGGATGATAAACTACGAATCATCTTCGATATGTGTGACAATGACCGTAACGGCGTCATCGACAAAAGTGAATTGTGTGAGATGATGCGTTCTTTGGTGGAAATTGCTCGTACTACGACCATCACTGATGACCAGGTGACCGACTTAATTGATGGCATGTTCCAGGATGTTGGACTGGAGGATAAAAATCATCTTACATACAAGGATTTCAAGTTGATGATGAAGGAATACAAAGGAGACTTTGTTGCCATTGGGTTAGATTGCAAAGGGGCAAAGCAAAATTTCTTGGATACATCTACGAATATTGCCAGAATGACGTCTTTCCATATTGAACCATCCATTGAGTCTCGTCGTCATTggttattcaaaaaatgggATGCATACACAACCTTCTTGGAAGAGAatcgtcaaaatattttttatctctttttgttCTATGTCATCACTATTGTATTGTTCGTTGAAAGATTTATAC ATTATTCCTTTATGGCGGAACATACAGATTTACGTCACATTATGGGAGTAGGAATAGCTATTACAAGAGGATCTGCAGCATCTTTGTCTTTCTGTTACTCATTGTTACTTCTAACAATGTCCAG AAATTTGATAACAAAACTAAAAGAATTCGCGATCCAACAGTACATACCGTTAGACTCCCACATCCAATTCCATAAGATTGTGGCTTGCACTGCATTGTTTTTCTCATTGCTACATACCGTGGGACATATTGTTAACTTTTACCACGTATCCACACAATCAATTGAAAATCTTCGATGTTTAACACGAGAAGTACACTTTACATCTGACTACAAACCAGATATCACATTTTGGATTTTCCAAACTGTTACAG gaACAACTGGTGTTATGTTGTTTGTCATCATGTGTATCATATTTGCTTTTGCTCATCCGCTAATCCGAAAAAAggcttataaatttttctggaATGCCCATTCATTGTATGTCCTGCTGTACCTTTTATGCCTCATTCACGGCCTTGCTCGTCTTACTGGCGCACCACGATTCTGGATGTTCTTTATTGGACCCGGCATCATTTATACATTAGATAAGATTGTGTCTCTCCGTACAAAATACATGGCTTTGGATGTCATCGAAACAGATTTGCTGCCTTCtgatgtaataaaaatcaagttttatcGTCCACCAAACTTGAAGTATCTCTCAGGTCAATGGATTCGACTTGGATGTACTGCTATTCGTCCGCAGGAAATGCACAGTTTCACTTTGACATCGGCGCCGCACGAAAACTTCCTTAGTTGCCATATTAAGGCGCAAGGACCTTGGACATGGAAATTAAGGAATTATTTCGATCCGTGCAATTATAATCCGGATGATCAGCCGAAGATACGAATTGAGGGGCCTTTTGGCGGTGGTAATCAAGATTGGTACAAATTTGAAGTGGCAGTGATGGTTGGCGGTGGCATTGGTGTAACACCGTACGCTTCAATCTTGAATGATTTAGTTTTCGGCACGAGTACAAATCGATATTCCGGAGTTGCCtgcaaaaaagtatatttCTTGTGGATTTGTCCATCACACAAACATTTTGAATGGTTTATCGATGTTTTGAGAGACGTAGAGAAGAAGGACGTTACAAATGTCTtggaaattcatatttttatcacGCAGTTCTTccataaatttgatttgagaACTACTATGCTG TACATCTGTGAAAATCATTTCCAACGATTGTCCAAAACATCAATGTTTACCGGATTGAAGGCTGTGAATCATTTTGGTCGTCCTGACATGTCAAGCTTCCTTAAATTCGTGCAAAAGAAACATTCTTAT GTTTCGAAAATTGGCGTTTTTTCGTGTGGTCCACGACCGCTCACAAAGAGTGTTATGTCAGCATGCGATGAAGTCAACAAGGGACGCAAATTGCCATATTTCATTCATCACTTTGAAAACTTTGGAtag